One window of the Triticum dicoccoides isolate Atlit2015 ecotype Zavitan chromosome 3B, WEW_v2.0, whole genome shotgun sequence genome contains the following:
- the LOC119278630 gene encoding disease resistance protein RGA5-like isoform X2: MVSALAGVMTSVIAKLTALLGEEYAKLKGVHREVEFMKDELSSMNALLQRLAEVDRDLDVQTKEWRDQVREMSYDIEDCIDDFMKSLGQTDSAKAAGLVQSVLQQLKALRARHQISSQIQGLKARVEDASKRRMRYKLDERTFEPSISRAIDPRLPSLYAEPDGLVGIDKPRSELIECLMEGMGASVQQQKVISIVGPGGLGKTTLANEVFRKLEGQFQCRAFVSLSQQPDVSKILRNILSQVCQQELPSTDIQDEGKLIDTIREVLKNKRYLVVIDDIWSTQAWKIIKCSLFLNDLGSRIMTTTRSIDIAKSCCSRRHDRVYEIMPLTAANSKSLFFKRIFGSEDICPPQLEEVSSEILKKCGGSPLAILTIASLLANKDCTNEEWEWVYNSIGSTLGKDPGVEEMRRILSLSYDDLPHHLKTCLLYLSIFPEDYEIERDRLVRRWIAEGFIDTNGGRDLEEIGERYFNDLINRSMLQPAEIQYDGQVVSCRVHDMILDLLTSKSMEENFATFFRNQNEILVLQHKIRRLSLSYYDQEHIMLPSTAIISHCRSLSIVGYAEKMPSLSKFRVLRVLDIENGEEMESNCFEHLRKLFQLKYLRLHVRSISALPEQLGELQHLKTLDMGWTKITKMPKSIVQLQHLTCLRVSNLELPEGIGNLQALQELSDIKVNRYSMASCLLELGSLTKLKILGLRWYIVSTHSNKDTFVDNLVSSLRKLGRFSLRSICIRSYHGYSMEFLLDSWFPSPYLMQKFQMGTYYNFPRVPPWIVSLDKLTYLDINIDPVDEETLEILGELPALLFLWLMSKSAAPKQRLIISSSMFVCLREFHFTCWSNGEGLMFEAGAMPRLEKLWVPFDAGSGLDFGIQHLSSLRHLAVEIICVGATARDVEALEEAIRDAAHLLPNRPAVEFRTWDDEKMAGEEGQGVTEEEIHASG; this comes from the exons ATGGTGAGCGCCTTGGCAGGAGTGATGACCTCTGTCATCGCCAAGCTCACCGCCCTGCTCGGGGAGGAGTACGCAAAGCTGAAAGGTGTGCACAGGGAGGTGGAGTTCATGAAAGACGAGCTGAGCAGCATGAACGCGCTccttcagaggctggcagaggtggACCGTGATCTTGATGTGCAGACCAAGGAATGGAGGGACCAAGTCCGGGAGATGTCTTATGACATTGAGGATTGCATAGACGACTTCATGAAAAGCCTTGGCCAAACTGACAGTGCTAAGGCAGCAGGGCTTGTGCAAAGTGTGCTCCAGCAGCTCAAGGCGCTGAGGGCGCGCCATCAAATATCCAGCCAAATCCAGGGGCTCAAGGCACGTGTTGAAGATGCAAGCAAGCGACGTATGAGGTATAAGCTCGATGAGCGCACCTTCGAACCTAGCATCTCAAGGGCCATCGACCCCCGTTTGCCTTCACTCTATGCTGAGCCAGACGGGCTTGTCGGTATTGACAAGCCAAGAAGCGAGCTCATCGAGTGCCTAATGGAGGGGATGGGTGCATCGGTGCAGCAGCAAAAGGTGATATCTATTGTGGGTCCTGGGGGTCTCGGTAAAACTACACTTGCCAATGAGGTGTTTCGTAAACTGGAAGGCCAGTTCCAATGTCGAGCTTTTGTTTCCTTGTCACAACAACCAGATGTGAGTAAGATCTTAAGAAATATACTCTCTCAAGTCTGCCAGCAAGAGCTTCCTAGCACAGATATACAGGACGAGGGAAAGCTCATTGACACAATAAGAGAAGTTTTAAAGAACAAGAG GTACTTAGTTGTTATTGATGATATATGGAGTACTCAAGCATGGAAGATTATCAAATGTTCTTTGTTTCTGAATGATCTGGGAAGCAGAATAATGACGACAACACGTAGTATTGATATAGCCAAGTCATGTTGCTCTCGACGCCATGATCGTGTCTATGAAATAATGCCTCTGACGGCAGCCAACTCTAAGAGTTTATTTTTTAAACGAATATTTGGCTCAGAAGATATATGTCCTCCTCAATTGGAAGAAGTCTCCTCGGAAATATTAAAAAAGTGCGGTGGTTCACCATTAGCAATTCTTACAATAGCAAGCTTATTGGCTAATAAAGATTGCACAAATGAAGAATGGGAGTGGGTGTATAATTCGATCGGTTCCACACTGGGAAAGGACCCCGGTGTAGAAGAGATGAGAAGGATACTTTCTCTTAGCTATGATGATCTTCCCCACCATTTGAAGACATGTTTACTTTATCTAAGTATATTTCCGGAGGATTATGAGATTGAGAGGGATCGATTAGTAAGGAGGTGGATCGCTGAAGGATTCATTGATACAAATGGTGGACGAGATTTGGAGGAAATAGGAGAGCGTTATTTTAATGATCTTATCAATAGAAGTATGCTTCAGCCAGCGGAAATCCAATATGACGGTCAAGTCGTTTCATGCCGAGTGCATGATATGATTCTGGATCTCCTTACATCTAAGTCGATGGAAGAAAACTTTGCCACCTTCTTCCGTAACCAAAATGAGATATTAGTCCTTCAACATAAGATCCGTAGGCTATCACTCAGTTATTATGACCAAGAGCACATCATGCTTCCATCAACAGCAATCATTTCTCATTGCCGGTCGCTCAGTATTGTCGGGTATGCCGAAAAGATGCCTTCTCTTTCGAAGTTCCGTGTTCTGCGAGTACTTGATATTGAGAATGGCGAGGAGATGGAGAGCAACTGTTTTGAGCATCTGAGGAAGCTTTTCCAGTTGAAGTATTTGCGACTCCACGTTAGAAGTATTTCTGCACTCCCTGAGCAGTTAGGAGAACTACAGCATTTGAAGACTCTGGATATGGGAtggacaaagatcacaaaaatgccCAAAAGCATTGTTCAGCTGCAACATTTGACATGTTTGCGCGTCAGTAatttggaattacctgaaggaatTGGGAATCTGCAAGCTCTGCAGGAGCTATCAGATATCAAAGTCAACCGGTACAGCATGGCGTCGTGTTTGCTGGAGCTGGGCAGTCTGACTAAACTGAAAATCCTTGGGCTACGCTGGTATATTGTCAGTACACACAGTAACAAAGATACTTTTGTGGATAACTTGGTATCCTCGCTGCGCAAATTGGGCAGATTCAGCCTTCGATCTATATGCATTCGTAGTTATCATGGCTATTCAATGGAGTTCTTACTGGACTCCTGGTTCCCCTCCCCTTATCTCATGCAAAAGTTTCAGATGGGCACGTACTACAACTTTCCCAGAGTTCCTCCTTGGATTGTGTCACTGGACAAGCTCACATACCTAGATATCAATATCGATCCAGTAGACGAGGAAACACTAGAGATCCTTGGAGAGCTACCTGCTTTGCTGTTTCTCTGGCTGATGTCGAAATCAGCTGCTCCCAAACAGCGGCTTATCATAAGCAGCAGCATGTTTGTATGTCTGAGGGAGTTCCATTTCACCTGCTGGAGCAATGGAGAAGGACTGATGTTTGAAGCCGGGGCCATGCCGAGGCTTGAGAAACTGTGGGTTCCGTTTGACGCAGGCAGCGGTCTTGATTTTGGCATCCAACACCTCTCTTCCCTCAGGCATCTTGCCGTCGAGATCATTTGCGTTGGCGCGACCGCTCGGGACGTTGAGGCGTTGGAGGAGGCCATCAGAGATGCAGCTCATCTCCTTCCGAATCGCCCTGCGGTGGAGTTCCGAACATGGGATGATGAAAAGATGGCGGGGGAGGAGGGGCAAGGCGTCACTGAAGAGGAGATCCATGCTAGCGGTTGA
- the LOC119278630 gene encoding disease resistance protein RGA5-like isoform X3 has translation MCLLCRAEAWGHFLQNWALILVATLIEHPQMVSALAGVMTSVIAKLTALLGEEYAKLKGVHREVEFMKDELSSMNALLQRLAEVDRDLDVQTKEWRDQVREMSYDIEDCIDDFMKSLGQTDSAKAAGLVQSVLQQLKALRARHQISSQIQGLKARVEDASKRRMRYKLDERTFEPSISRAIDPRLPSLYAEPDGLVGIDKPRSELIECLMEGMGASVQQQKVISIVGPGGLGKTTLANEVFRKLEGQFQCRAFVSLSQQPDVSKILRNILSQVCQQELPSTDIQDEGKLIDTIREVLKNKRYLVVIDDIWSTQAWKIIKCSLFLNDLGSRIMTTTRSIDIAKSCCSRRHDRVYEIMPLTAANSKSLFFKRIFGSEDICPPQLEEVSSEILKKCGGSPLAILTIASLLANKDCTNEEWEWVYNSIGSTLGKDPGVEEMRRILSLSYDDLPHHLKTCLLYLSIFPEDYEIERDRLVRRWIAEGFIDTNGGRDLEEIGERYFNDLINRSMLQPAEIQYDGQVVSCRVHDMILDLLTSKSMEENFATFFRNQNEILVLQHKIRRLSLSYYDQEHIMLPSTAIISHCRSLSIVGYAEKMPSLSKFRVLRVLDIENGEEMESNCFEHLRKLFQLKYLRLHVRSISALPEQLGELQHLKTLDMGWTKITKMPKSIVQLQHLTCLRVSNLELPEGIGNLQALQELSDIKVNRYSMASCLLELGSLTKLKILGLRWYIVSTHSNKDTFVDNLVSSLRKLGRFSLRSICIRSYHGYSMEFLLDSWFPSPYLMQKFQMGTYYNFPRVPPWIVSLDKLTYLDINIDPVDEETLEILGELPALLFLWLMSKSAAPKQRLIISSSMFVCLREFHFTCWSNGEGLMFEAGAMPRLEKLWVPFDAGSGLDFGIQHLSSLRHLAVEIICVGATARDVEALEEAIRDAAHLLPNRPAVEFRTWDDEKMTGYRDGITKARNEGKQEGWNVGSRQGYKWDLVRGITSALAGLSSSREEKLLLDVRRIRELEDLHNSVLEISAAGALQMFHESIHQDNDPSEKNSLQTIPIDLLLSLQECPDVHVPEEPAQVP, from the exons AT GTGTTTGCTTTGTCGTGCTGAAGCTTGGGGCCATTTTCTGCAAAACTGGGCATTAATTTTGGTAGCTACACTCATAGAGCATCCACAGATGGTGAGCGCCTTGGCAGGAGTGATGACCTCTGTCATCGCCAAGCTCACCGCCCTGCTCGGGGAGGAGTACGCAAAGCTGAAAGGTGTGCACAGGGAGGTGGAGTTCATGAAAGACGAGCTGAGCAGCATGAACGCGCTccttcagaggctggcagaggtggACCGTGATCTTGATGTGCAGACCAAGGAATGGAGGGACCAAGTCCGGGAGATGTCTTATGACATTGAGGATTGCATAGACGACTTCATGAAAAGCCTTGGCCAAACTGACAGTGCTAAGGCAGCAGGGCTTGTGCAAAGTGTGCTCCAGCAGCTCAAGGCGCTGAGGGCGCGCCATCAAATATCCAGCCAAATCCAGGGGCTCAAGGCACGTGTTGAAGATGCAAGCAAGCGACGTATGAGGTATAAGCTCGATGAGCGCACCTTCGAACCTAGCATCTCAAGGGCCATCGACCCCCGTTTGCCTTCACTCTATGCTGAGCCAGACGGGCTTGTCGGTATTGACAAGCCAAGAAGCGAGCTCATCGAGTGCCTAATGGAGGGGATGGGTGCATCGGTGCAGCAGCAAAAGGTGATATCTATTGTGGGTCCTGGGGGTCTCGGTAAAACTACACTTGCCAATGAGGTGTTTCGTAAACTGGAAGGCCAGTTCCAATGTCGAGCTTTTGTTTCCTTGTCACAACAACCAGATGTGAGTAAGATCTTAAGAAATATACTCTCTCAAGTCTGCCAGCAAGAGCTTCCTAGCACAGATATACAGGACGAGGGAAAGCTCATTGACACAATAAGAGAAGTTTTAAAGAACAAGAG GTACTTAGTTGTTATTGATGATATATGGAGTACTCAAGCATGGAAGATTATCAAATGTTCTTTGTTTCTGAATGATCTGGGAAGCAGAATAATGACGACAACACGTAGTATTGATATAGCCAAGTCATGTTGCTCTCGACGCCATGATCGTGTCTATGAAATAATGCCTCTGACGGCAGCCAACTCTAAGAGTTTATTTTTTAAACGAATATTTGGCTCAGAAGATATATGTCCTCCTCAATTGGAAGAAGTCTCCTCGGAAATATTAAAAAAGTGCGGTGGTTCACCATTAGCAATTCTTACAATAGCAAGCTTATTGGCTAATAAAGATTGCACAAATGAAGAATGGGAGTGGGTGTATAATTCGATCGGTTCCACACTGGGAAAGGACCCCGGTGTAGAAGAGATGAGAAGGATACTTTCTCTTAGCTATGATGATCTTCCCCACCATTTGAAGACATGTTTACTTTATCTAAGTATATTTCCGGAGGATTATGAGATTGAGAGGGATCGATTAGTAAGGAGGTGGATCGCTGAAGGATTCATTGATACAAATGGTGGACGAGATTTGGAGGAAATAGGAGAGCGTTATTTTAATGATCTTATCAATAGAAGTATGCTTCAGCCAGCGGAAATCCAATATGACGGTCAAGTCGTTTCATGCCGAGTGCATGATATGATTCTGGATCTCCTTACATCTAAGTCGATGGAAGAAAACTTTGCCACCTTCTTCCGTAACCAAAATGAGATATTAGTCCTTCAACATAAGATCCGTAGGCTATCACTCAGTTATTATGACCAAGAGCACATCATGCTTCCATCAACAGCAATCATTTCTCATTGCCGGTCGCTCAGTATTGTCGGGTATGCCGAAAAGATGCCTTCTCTTTCGAAGTTCCGTGTTCTGCGAGTACTTGATATTGAGAATGGCGAGGAGATGGAGAGCAACTGTTTTGAGCATCTGAGGAAGCTTTTCCAGTTGAAGTATTTGCGACTCCACGTTAGAAGTATTTCTGCACTCCCTGAGCAGTTAGGAGAACTACAGCATTTGAAGACTCTGGATATGGGAtggacaaagatcacaaaaatgccCAAAAGCATTGTTCAGCTGCAACATTTGACATGTTTGCGCGTCAGTAatttggaattacctgaaggaatTGGGAATCTGCAAGCTCTGCAGGAGCTATCAGATATCAAAGTCAACCGGTACAGCATGGCGTCGTGTTTGCTGGAGCTGGGCAGTCTGACTAAACTGAAAATCCTTGGGCTACGCTGGTATATTGTCAGTACACACAGTAACAAAGATACTTTTGTGGATAACTTGGTATCCTCGCTGCGCAAATTGGGCAGATTCAGCCTTCGATCTATATGCATTCGTAGTTATCATGGCTATTCAATGGAGTTCTTACTGGACTCCTGGTTCCCCTCCCCTTATCTCATGCAAAAGTTTCAGATGGGCACGTACTACAACTTTCCCAGAGTTCCTCCTTGGATTGTGTCACTGGACAAGCTCACATACCTAGATATCAATATCGATCCAGTAGACGAGGAAACACTAGAGATCCTTGGAGAGCTACCTGCTTTGCTGTTTCTCTGGCTGATGTCGAAATCAGCTGCTCCCAAACAGCGGCTTATCATAAGCAGCAGCATGTTTGTATGTCTGAGGGAGTTCCATTTCACCTGCTGGAGCAATGGAGAAGGACTGATGTTTGAAGCCGGGGCCATGCCGAGGCTTGAGAAACTGTGGGTTCCGTTTGACGCAGGCAGCGGTCTTGATTTTGGCATCCAACACCTCTCTTCCCTCAGGCATCTTGCCGTCGAGATCATTTGCGTTGGCGCGACCGCTCGGGACGTTGAGGCGTTGGAGGAGGCCATCAGAGATGCAGCTCATCTCCTTCCGAATCGCCCTGCGGTGGAGTTCCGAACATGGGATGATGAAAAGATG ACAGGCTATAGGGATGGCATAACGAAAGCGCGGAACGAAGGTAAACAAGAGGGCTGGAATGTTGGGTCTAGGCAAGGATACAAGTGGGATCTTGTTCGCGGGATTACTAG TGCATTGGCTGGTCTTTCCAGCAGCCGGGAAGAAAAGTTGTTGCTCGATGTCCGCCGCATAAGAGAACTTGAAGATTTGCACAACTCCGTGCTAGAAATTTCAGCGGCGGGTGCGCTGCAGATGTTTCATGAGAGTATTCATCAGGATAATGACCCATCAGAGAAAAACAGCCTCCAAACTATTCCAATCGACCTTCTCCTGTCGTTGCAAGAATGTCCAGATGTTCATGTCCCTGAAGAGCCGGCACAAGTTCCTTAA
- the LOC119278630 gene encoding disease resistance protein RGA5-like isoform X1, with amino-acid sequence MCLLCRAEAWGHFLQNWALILVATLIEHPQMVSALAGVMTSVIAKLTALLGEEYAKLKGVHREVEFMKDELSSMNALLQRLAEVDRDLDVQTKEWRDQVREMSYDIEDCIDDFMKSLGQTDSAKAAGLVQSVLQQLKALRARHQISSQIQGLKARVEDASKRRMRYKLDERTFEPSISRAIDPRLPSLYAEPDGLVGIDKPRSELIECLMEGMGASVQQQKVISIVGPGGLGKTTLANEVFRKLEGQFQCRAFVSLSQQPDVSKILRNILSQVCQQELPSTDIQDEGKLIDTIREVLKNKRYLVVIDDIWSTQAWKIIKCSLFLNDLGSRIMTTTRSIDIAKSCCSRRHDRVYEIMPLTAANSKSLFFKRIFGSEDICPPQLEEVSSEILKKCGGSPLAILTIASLLANKDCTNEEWEWVYNSIGSTLGKDPGVEEMRRILSLSYDDLPHHLKTCLLYLSIFPEDYEIERDRLVRRWIAEGFIDTNGGRDLEEIGERYFNDLINRSMLQPAEIQYDGQVVSCRVHDMILDLLTSKSMEENFATFFRNQNEILVLQHKIRRLSLSYYDQEHIMLPSTAIISHCRSLSIVGYAEKMPSLSKFRVLRVLDIENGEEMESNCFEHLRKLFQLKYLRLHVRSISALPEQLGELQHLKTLDMGWTKITKMPKSIVQLQHLTCLRVSNLELPEGIGNLQALQELSDIKVNRYSMASCLLELGSLTKLKILGLRWYIVSTHSNKDTFVDNLVSSLRKLGRFSLRSICIRSYHGYSMEFLLDSWFPSPYLMQKFQMGTYYNFPRVPPWIVSLDKLTYLDINIDPVDEETLEILGELPALLFLWLMSKSAAPKQRLIISSSMFVCLREFHFTCWSNGEGLMFEAGAMPRLEKLWVPFDAGSGLDFGIQHLSSLRHLAVEIICVGATARDVEALEEAIRDAAHLLPNRPAVEFRTWDDEKMAGEEGQGVTEEEIHASG; translated from the exons AT GTGTTTGCTTTGTCGTGCTGAAGCTTGGGGCCATTTTCTGCAAAACTGGGCATTAATTTTGGTAGCTACACTCATAGAGCATCCACAGATGGTGAGCGCCTTGGCAGGAGTGATGACCTCTGTCATCGCCAAGCTCACCGCCCTGCTCGGGGAGGAGTACGCAAAGCTGAAAGGTGTGCACAGGGAGGTGGAGTTCATGAAAGACGAGCTGAGCAGCATGAACGCGCTccttcagaggctggcagaggtggACCGTGATCTTGATGTGCAGACCAAGGAATGGAGGGACCAAGTCCGGGAGATGTCTTATGACATTGAGGATTGCATAGACGACTTCATGAAAAGCCTTGGCCAAACTGACAGTGCTAAGGCAGCAGGGCTTGTGCAAAGTGTGCTCCAGCAGCTCAAGGCGCTGAGGGCGCGCCATCAAATATCCAGCCAAATCCAGGGGCTCAAGGCACGTGTTGAAGATGCAAGCAAGCGACGTATGAGGTATAAGCTCGATGAGCGCACCTTCGAACCTAGCATCTCAAGGGCCATCGACCCCCGTTTGCCTTCACTCTATGCTGAGCCAGACGGGCTTGTCGGTATTGACAAGCCAAGAAGCGAGCTCATCGAGTGCCTAATGGAGGGGATGGGTGCATCGGTGCAGCAGCAAAAGGTGATATCTATTGTGGGTCCTGGGGGTCTCGGTAAAACTACACTTGCCAATGAGGTGTTTCGTAAACTGGAAGGCCAGTTCCAATGTCGAGCTTTTGTTTCCTTGTCACAACAACCAGATGTGAGTAAGATCTTAAGAAATATACTCTCTCAAGTCTGCCAGCAAGAGCTTCCTAGCACAGATATACAGGACGAGGGAAAGCTCATTGACACAATAAGAGAAGTTTTAAAGAACAAGAG GTACTTAGTTGTTATTGATGATATATGGAGTACTCAAGCATGGAAGATTATCAAATGTTCTTTGTTTCTGAATGATCTGGGAAGCAGAATAATGACGACAACACGTAGTATTGATATAGCCAAGTCATGTTGCTCTCGACGCCATGATCGTGTCTATGAAATAATGCCTCTGACGGCAGCCAACTCTAAGAGTTTATTTTTTAAACGAATATTTGGCTCAGAAGATATATGTCCTCCTCAATTGGAAGAAGTCTCCTCGGAAATATTAAAAAAGTGCGGTGGTTCACCATTAGCAATTCTTACAATAGCAAGCTTATTGGCTAATAAAGATTGCACAAATGAAGAATGGGAGTGGGTGTATAATTCGATCGGTTCCACACTGGGAAAGGACCCCGGTGTAGAAGAGATGAGAAGGATACTTTCTCTTAGCTATGATGATCTTCCCCACCATTTGAAGACATGTTTACTTTATCTAAGTATATTTCCGGAGGATTATGAGATTGAGAGGGATCGATTAGTAAGGAGGTGGATCGCTGAAGGATTCATTGATACAAATGGTGGACGAGATTTGGAGGAAATAGGAGAGCGTTATTTTAATGATCTTATCAATAGAAGTATGCTTCAGCCAGCGGAAATCCAATATGACGGTCAAGTCGTTTCATGCCGAGTGCATGATATGATTCTGGATCTCCTTACATCTAAGTCGATGGAAGAAAACTTTGCCACCTTCTTCCGTAACCAAAATGAGATATTAGTCCTTCAACATAAGATCCGTAGGCTATCACTCAGTTATTATGACCAAGAGCACATCATGCTTCCATCAACAGCAATCATTTCTCATTGCCGGTCGCTCAGTATTGTCGGGTATGCCGAAAAGATGCCTTCTCTTTCGAAGTTCCGTGTTCTGCGAGTACTTGATATTGAGAATGGCGAGGAGATGGAGAGCAACTGTTTTGAGCATCTGAGGAAGCTTTTCCAGTTGAAGTATTTGCGACTCCACGTTAGAAGTATTTCTGCACTCCCTGAGCAGTTAGGAGAACTACAGCATTTGAAGACTCTGGATATGGGAtggacaaagatcacaaaaatgccCAAAAGCATTGTTCAGCTGCAACATTTGACATGTTTGCGCGTCAGTAatttggaattacctgaaggaatTGGGAATCTGCAAGCTCTGCAGGAGCTATCAGATATCAAAGTCAACCGGTACAGCATGGCGTCGTGTTTGCTGGAGCTGGGCAGTCTGACTAAACTGAAAATCCTTGGGCTACGCTGGTATATTGTCAGTACACACAGTAACAAAGATACTTTTGTGGATAACTTGGTATCCTCGCTGCGCAAATTGGGCAGATTCAGCCTTCGATCTATATGCATTCGTAGTTATCATGGCTATTCAATGGAGTTCTTACTGGACTCCTGGTTCCCCTCCCCTTATCTCATGCAAAAGTTTCAGATGGGCACGTACTACAACTTTCCCAGAGTTCCTCCTTGGATTGTGTCACTGGACAAGCTCACATACCTAGATATCAATATCGATCCAGTAGACGAGGAAACACTAGAGATCCTTGGAGAGCTACCTGCTTTGCTGTTTCTCTGGCTGATGTCGAAATCAGCTGCTCCCAAACAGCGGCTTATCATAAGCAGCAGCATGTTTGTATGTCTGAGGGAGTTCCATTTCACCTGCTGGAGCAATGGAGAAGGACTGATGTTTGAAGCCGGGGCCATGCCGAGGCTTGAGAAACTGTGGGTTCCGTTTGACGCAGGCAGCGGTCTTGATTTTGGCATCCAACACCTCTCTTCCCTCAGGCATCTTGCCGTCGAGATCATTTGCGTTGGCGCGACCGCTCGGGACGTTGAGGCGTTGGAGGAGGCCATCAGAGATGCAGCTCATCTCCTTCCGAATCGCCCTGCGGTGGAGTTCCGAACATGGGATGATGAAAAGATGGCGGGGGAGGAGGGGCAAGGCGTCACTGAAGAGGAGATCCATGCTAGCGGTTGA